The Salinispora tropica CNB-440 genome has a window encoding:
- a CDS encoding MATE family efflux transporter, translated as MTSPPATAPRSASPRRIAALALPALVVLAAEPLYVLVDTAVVGHLGRVPLAALAIGGTVLTLIAWLGTVVAYGTTGRSARRFGAGDRTAAVAEGVQASWLALAVGVVVAVGMQAGGGVLARTLVGADNDVAEAAAQWLRIAALGAPGLLLAAAGNGWLRGIQDTRRPLWFVLGPSLLSAVLCPVLVYPAGLGLPGSAVANVVAQTISGALFAGALVSERVALRPRPRVLAQQLVLSRDLLIRGVAFQASFLSATAVAARFGAAAVGAHQIVLQLWFFTALVLDALAIAAQALVGAALGADDEAGARGLARRIGLLGAGCGVAFALLFAAGAGVVPGWFSADGQVRAEAMVAWPWFVAMLPLAGIVFALDGVLIGAGDTRYLRNLSIVAALGGFLPAIWLAYGLDLGLGGIWAGLAFFVVLRLIALLLRLRSGRWAVVGAVRA; from the coding sequence ATGACCTCGCCCCCCGCCACCGCCCCCCGCTCCGCCTCGCCCCGCAGGATCGCGGCGCTCGCCCTGCCCGCCCTCGTGGTGCTCGCCGCCGAACCGCTGTATGTGCTGGTGGACACGGCGGTGGTGGGACACCTTGGCCGGGTCCCGCTCGCCGCGTTGGCGATCGGCGGCACCGTGCTGACGCTCATTGCCTGGCTGGGCACGGTCGTCGCGTACGGCACCACCGGACGCTCCGCCCGGCGGTTCGGGGCCGGTGACCGCACCGCCGCCGTCGCCGAGGGGGTCCAGGCATCCTGGCTCGCCCTCGCGGTGGGAGTCGTCGTCGCGGTCGGTATGCAGGCCGGCGGCGGCGTGCTCGCCCGTACCCTCGTCGGTGCGGACAACGACGTGGCGGAGGCCGCCGCGCAGTGGCTGCGGATCGCGGCGCTCGGCGCACCGGGTCTGCTCCTCGCCGCGGCCGGCAACGGTTGGCTGCGGGGCATCCAGGACACCCGCCGGCCGCTGTGGTTCGTGCTCGGTCCGAGCCTTCTCTCCGCGGTGCTCTGCCCGGTGCTGGTCTACCCCGCCGGGCTCGGCCTGCCCGGATCGGCGGTGGCCAACGTCGTGGCGCAGACGATCTCCGGTGCGCTCTTCGCCGGGGCGCTGGTCTCCGAACGCGTGGCCCTACGCCCCCGCCCCCGGGTTCTCGCCCAGCAACTCGTGCTCAGTCGGGACCTGCTCATCCGCGGCGTCGCCTTCCAGGCGAGCTTTCTCTCCGCCACCGCGGTGGCCGCTCGCTTCGGCGCGGCGGCGGTCGGCGCCCACCAGATCGTCCTCCAACTCTGGTTCTTCACCGCCCTTGTGCTCGACGCGCTCGCCATCGCCGCGCAGGCCCTCGTCGGCGCCGCGCTGGGTGCCGACGACGAAGCCGGCGCGCGCGGGTTGGCCCGTCGGATCGGGCTGCTCGGCGCCGGCTGCGGCGTGGCGTTCGCGCTGCTCTTCGCAGCCGGCGCCGGGGTGGTCCCGGGCTGGTTCAGTGCCGACGGGCAGGTCCGCGCGGAGGCGATGGTGGCCTGGCCCTGGTTCGTCGCGATGCTGCCGCTGGCTGGCATCGTCTTTGCCCTGGACGGAGTGTTGATTGGCGCGGGGGATACCCGCTACCTGCGGAACCTTTCGATCGTGGCGGCGTTGGGGGGATTTCTGCCGGCTATCTGGTTGGCGTACGGACTGGATCTCGGACTCGGTGGGATCTGGGCTGGGCTCGCGTTCTTCGTGGTGCTGCGGTTGATCGCCCTGCTGTTGCGGCTGCGCTCCGGTCGCTGGGCGGTCGTCGGCGCCGTCCGGGCCTGA
- the truB gene encoding tRNA pseudouridine(55) synthase TruB produces the protein MRIVADEVGGGRAAPGEGVPVPAGPARLAGLAVVSADGLIVVDKPGGMTSHDVVARVRRLARTRRVGHGGTLDPMATGVLVVGVGRATRLLTYVIGAGKSYTATIRLGQATVTDDAEGDVISSTPAGQVTEEAVRAALAVQTGTVDQVPSAVSAIKIDGQRAYRRVRAGDSVDLPPRRVTISRLDMRALRHDEPDVVDVDVDVTCSSGTYVRAIARDTGRALGVGGHLIALRRTAVGGFTLGEAATLGDLERRAPEVVTLSLAAAADRFFPRREATAEEERVLSHGGPLDPAGIDGPYAVFGPAGGLVAIVSERAGRARAEIVLAPA, from the coding sequence ATGCGAATTGTCGCGGACGAGGTGGGCGGGGGCAGGGCCGCCCCGGGGGAAGGCGTCCCGGTGCCGGCCGGGCCAGCCCGTCTGGCAGGCTTGGCGGTCGTGAGCGCAGACGGACTGATCGTGGTCGACAAGCCTGGCGGCATGACCTCGCACGACGTGGTGGCGCGGGTGCGTCGCCTAGCCCGTACCCGGCGGGTCGGGCACGGTGGCACGCTTGACCCGATGGCGACCGGGGTCCTGGTCGTCGGCGTCGGGCGCGCCACCCGGCTGCTGACCTACGTCATCGGGGCCGGGAAGAGCTACACCGCCACGATTCGGCTGGGGCAGGCGACGGTCACCGACGATGCCGAGGGTGATGTGATCTCCAGCACTCCGGCTGGTCAGGTGACCGAGGAGGCGGTCCGGGCTGCGTTGGCGGTGCAGACCGGCACCGTGGACCAGGTGCCGAGTGCCGTCAGCGCCATCAAGATCGACGGTCAGCGGGCCTACCGTCGGGTTCGGGCGGGGGACAGCGTTGATCTGCCGCCCCGACGAGTCACCATCTCCCGGCTCGACATGCGGGCGCTGCGCCACGACGAGCCGGACGTGGTGGACGTGGATGTGGACGTCACCTGTTCCTCCGGCACGTACGTGCGGGCGATCGCCCGGGACACGGGCCGGGCGCTCGGCGTCGGGGGACACCTCATCGCGCTGCGGCGTACCGCCGTGGGCGGTTTCACCCTCGGCGAGGCCGCTACTCTCGGCGACCTGGAGCGCCGGGCACCCGAGGTGGTCACGCTCTCCCTCGCGGCGGCGGCCGACCGGTTCTTCCCGCGCCGTGAGGCGACCGCCGAGGAGGAGCGGGTGCTCTCGCACGGCGGTCCGTTGGACCCGGCCGGAATCGACGGCCCGTACGCCGTCTTCGGTCCGGCGGGTGGGTTGGTCGCTATCGTCAGCGAACGGGCCGGTCGGGCCCGTGCGGAGATCGTGCTGGCCCCGGCCTGA
- a CDS encoding bifunctional riboflavin kinase/FAD synthetase, which produces MQRWRGYDAAPGGWGRSVVTIGVFDGVHRGHQAIIGHAVARARELGVKSVVVTFDPHPAEVVRPGSHPAVLTEPTRKAELIEALGVDVLCVLPFTPDFSRLSAEAFVHDVLVEHLHAALVVVGENFRFGHRAAGDVALLEQLGRTFGYAVEGAPLVAEAGTIFSSTYIRSCVAAGDVVAAASALGRPHRLEGVVVRGDRRGRELGFPTANLLCHRYAAVPADGVYAARLVRRGQREPLMSAVSIGTNPSFSGRERRVEAYVLDFDADLYGERLALDFVAHLRGQVRYDSIEPLVAQIAEDVERTRQALG; this is translated from the coding sequence ATGCAGCGGTGGCGGGGGTACGACGCGGCGCCCGGCGGCTGGGGGCGGTCAGTCGTCACCATCGGCGTCTTCGACGGCGTGCACCGGGGGCACCAGGCGATCATCGGGCACGCGGTGGCGCGGGCCCGCGAACTCGGCGTCAAGTCGGTGGTGGTCACCTTCGATCCACACCCCGCCGAGGTGGTACGCCCGGGTTCACACCCGGCTGTGCTCACCGAGCCGACCCGCAAGGCCGAGCTGATCGAGGCGCTCGGCGTGGACGTGCTCTGTGTGTTGCCGTTCACCCCGGACTTCTCCCGGCTGTCGGCGGAGGCGTTCGTGCACGACGTCCTGGTCGAGCACCTGCACGCCGCGTTGGTGGTGGTGGGGGAGAACTTCCGGTTCGGGCACCGGGCCGCCGGGGACGTGGCGTTGCTGGAGCAGCTCGGTCGGACCTTCGGCTACGCCGTCGAGGGGGCGCCCCTGGTGGCCGAGGCGGGGACGATCTTCTCCTCCACGTACATCCGATCGTGCGTCGCCGCCGGAGACGTGGTGGCCGCCGCCAGCGCGCTGGGGCGGCCACACCGGCTGGAGGGCGTGGTGGTCCGCGGCGACCGGCGCGGTCGCGAGTTGGGTTTCCCCACCGCCAACCTGCTCTGCCACCGGTACGCTGCGGTCCCGGCCGACGGCGTCTACGCCGCCCGCCTGGTGCGGCGGGGGCAGCGGGAGCCGCTGATGTCGGCGGTGTCGATCGGCACGAACCCGAGCTTCTCCGGCCGGGAACGGCGGGTCGAGGCGTACGTGCTCGACTTCGACGCGGACCTGTACGGCGAGCGGCTGGCCCTGGATTTCGTGGCGCACCTGCGCGGGCAGGTCCGCTATGACTCGATTGAGCCGCTGGTGGCCCAGATCGCCGAGGACGTCGAGCGTACCCGCCAAGCCCTGGGGTGA
- the rpsO gene encoding 30S ribosomal protein S15, with amino-acid sequence MALDQQAKAKIRAEYATVEGDTGSPEVQVAVLTKRIADLTEHLKVHKHDHHSRRGLLLLVGRRRRLLNYVQKKDINRYRSLIERLGLRR; translated from the coding sequence ATGGCGCTCGACCAGCAAGCCAAGGCCAAGATCCGCGCGGAGTACGCGACCGTCGAAGGTGACACCGGTTCGCCGGAGGTGCAGGTCGCCGTCCTCACCAAGCGGATCGCGGACCTGACCGAGCACCTGAAGGTGCACAAGCACGACCACCACAGCCGCCGTGGGCTGCTGCTGCTGGTCGGCCGCCGCCGTCGGCTGCTCAACTATGTGCAGAAGAAAGACATCAACCGCTACCGGTCGCTCATCGAGCGGCTCGGTCTGCGCCGGTGA
- a CDS encoding polyribonucleotide nucleotidyltransferase — protein MTESNLGTESRTATIDNGAFGTRVITFSTGRLARQAAGSVVAQLGETVVLSATTVGRQPKEHFDFFPLTVDVEERMYAAGRIPGSFFRREGRPSEDAILTCRLIDRPLRPSFVKGLRNEVQVVETVLALDPSHPYDVVAINAASMSTKLSGLPFSGPIGATRMAHIDGSWVAFPTHEELVRATFDMVVAGRALPDGDVAIMMVEAEATAHTAKLVADGASAPTEEVVASGLEAAKPAIRELCRAQSELAEVAAKPVAEFPVFLDYSDDVYDAVTELAREDVAEALKIAGKADREEALDRIKARAVEELGPRFEGREKELSAALRSLTKSEVRSRVLREQVRIDGRGPRDIRPLTAEVGVLPRVHGSALFERGETQIMGVTTLNMLRMEQSLDTLSPEKSKRYMHNYNFPPYSTGETGRVGSPKRREIGHGALAERALIPVLPSREEFPYAIRQVSEALGSNGSTSMGSVCASTLGLLSAGVPLKAPVAGIAMGLISDEVEGKTRYVTLTDILGAEDAFGDMDFKVAGTQEFVTALQLDTKLDGIPSDVLAAALQQAYEARQTILEVMQAAIEAPATMSDYAPRVTTVKIPVDKIGMVIGPKGQTINAIQDETGAEISIEDDGTIYVGATNGPAAQAAVERINGIANPTLPKVGDRFLGTVVKTAAFGAFISLLPGRDGLLHISKVGDGKRVEKVEDFLNVGDKVEVEIADIDQRGKIYLDKVRPEGAEAPAEGAAERPAGRDRGDRGPRDRGDRGGRGPDRGDSGDGGDGGEGGESRPRRRTRRS, from the coding sequence ATGACCGAGAGCAACCTCGGTACCGAGTCTCGTACCGCCACGATCGACAACGGGGCCTTCGGCACCCGTGTGATCACCTTCTCCACCGGTCGGCTGGCCCGCCAGGCCGCCGGCTCCGTCGTCGCCCAGCTCGGCGAGACGGTCGTCCTCTCCGCCACCACCGTTGGCCGGCAGCCGAAGGAGCATTTCGACTTCTTCCCGCTGACCGTCGACGTCGAGGAGCGGATGTACGCGGCGGGCCGGATCCCCGGCTCGTTCTTCCGCCGGGAGGGGCGACCCAGCGAGGACGCGATCCTCACCTGCCGGCTGATCGACCGGCCGCTGCGTCCCTCGTTCGTCAAGGGCCTGCGTAACGAGGTCCAGGTCGTCGAGACCGTCCTGGCCCTCGACCCCAGCCACCCGTACGACGTGGTGGCCATCAACGCCGCCTCGATGTCGACGAAGCTCTCCGGCCTGCCGTTCTCCGGCCCGATCGGGGCGACCCGGATGGCCCACATCGACGGCTCGTGGGTCGCCTTCCCGACCCACGAGGAGCTGGTGCGCGCCACCTTCGACATGGTGGTCGCCGGTCGGGCCCTGCCCGACGGCGATGTCGCGATCATGATGGTCGAGGCGGAGGCCACCGCGCACACCGCGAAGCTGGTCGCCGACGGCGCCTCCGCACCGACCGAGGAGGTCGTGGCGAGCGGGCTGGAGGCGGCCAAGCCGGCCATCCGTGAGCTGTGCCGCGCGCAGAGCGAGTTGGCCGAGGTGGCGGCCAAGCCGGTCGCCGAGTTCCCGGTCTTCCTCGACTACTCCGATGACGTGTACGACGCGGTCACGGAGTTGGCCCGGGAGGACGTGGCCGAGGCCCTGAAGATCGCCGGTAAGGCCGACCGCGAGGAGGCCCTGGACCGGATCAAGGCCCGGGCGGTCGAGGAGCTCGGCCCGCGCTTCGAGGGCCGGGAGAAGGAGCTCTCCGCCGCGCTGCGGTCGTTGACCAAGTCCGAGGTCCGCAGCCGGGTGCTGCGCGAGCAGGTCCGCATCGACGGCCGCGGCCCGCGGGACATCCGCCCGCTGACCGCCGAGGTCGGGGTCCTGCCCCGGGTGCACGGCTCGGCGCTCTTCGAGCGGGGCGAGACCCAGATCATGGGCGTCACCACGCTGAACATGCTCCGGATGGAGCAGTCCCTGGACACGCTCTCCCCGGAGAAGTCCAAGCGTTACATGCACAACTACAACTTCCCGCCGTACTCGACCGGGGAGACCGGCCGGGTCGGCTCGCCGAAGCGGCGTGAGATCGGCCACGGCGCGCTCGCCGAGCGGGCCCTGATCCCGGTGCTGCCCTCGCGCGAGGAGTTCCCGTACGCGATCCGGCAGGTCTCCGAGGCGCTCGGCTCCAACGGTTCGACCTCGATGGGCTCGGTCTGTGCCTCGACGCTCGGCCTGCTCTCCGCCGGTGTGCCGCTGAAGGCGCCGGTCGCCGGCATCGCCATGGGCCTGATCTCTGACGAGGTCGAGGGGAAGACCCGGTACGTGACGCTGACCGACATCCTCGGTGCCGAGGACGCCTTCGGTGACATGGACTTCAAGGTCGCCGGTACGCAGGAGTTCGTCACCGCGCTTCAGCTCGACACCAAGCTCGACGGCATCCCGTCGGATGTGCTCGCCGCGGCGCTCCAGCAGGCGTACGAGGCCCGGCAGACGATCCTGGAGGTGATGCAGGCGGCGATCGAGGCACCGGCCACGATGAGTGACTACGCGCCTCGGGTCACCACCGTCAAGATCCCGGTGGACAAGATCGGCATGGTGATCGGCCCGAAGGGGCAGACGATCAACGCCATCCAGGACGAGACGGGCGCCGAGATCTCGATCGAGGACGACGGCACCATCTACGTCGGCGCGACCAACGGGCCGGCGGCGCAGGCCGCGGTCGAGCGGATCAACGGGATTGCGAACCCGACCCTGCCGAAGGTGGGCGACCGCTTCCTCGGCACGGTGGTCAAGACCGCCGCCTTCGGCGCGTTCATCTCGCTGCTTCCCGGCCGCGACGGTCTGCTGCACATCTCCAAGGTGGGCGACGGCAAGCGCGTCGAGAAGGTCGAGGACTTCCTCAACGTTGGTGACAAGGTTGAGGTGGAGATCGCCGACATCGACCAGCGGGGCAAGATCTACCTGGACAAGGTGCGCCCGGAGGGCGCCGAGGCCCCGGCGGAGGGCGCCGCCGAGCGGCCGGCCGGTCGGGACCGGGGCGACCGGGGACCGCGCGACCGCGGTGACCGCGGCGGCCGGGGTCCGGACCGTGGTGACAGCGGCGACGGTGGCGACGGTGGTGAGGGCGGCGAGTCGCGTCCGCGCCGTCGTACCCGGCGCAGCTGA
- a CDS encoding M16 family metallopeptidase, whose protein sequence is MSRAVSVPSRPERRGVAAFRGAAGRAVTRTLSDDPLGGTVRRTVLPSGLRVLTEAIPAMRSVSFGIWVSVGSRDETGPQSGAAHFLEHLLFKGTHRRTALEISSGIEAVGGETNAFTTKEYTCYYARVLDEDLPLAIDVMCDLVADSVLTPEDVEVERGVILEEIAMHDDEPGDEVHDLFARAVYGEHPLGRLISGTEQTVTPMTRRQIQGFYRRHYTAPRIVIAAAGNLDHSSVVKLVRQALRGSPLDTDPAAPAPYRSATPVVRTKPATTLVGPKETEQAHVVLGCSGIDRRDERRFALGVLNNILGGGMSSRLFQEIREQRGLAYSVYSYASQHADSGLFSVYAGCAPGRANEVLELIRAELARVAADGLTAAELARGKGMSKGGFVLGLEDSGSRMSRLAKGELLYGELMPVDTLLARVDAVTVADVNTLAAELLSRPMSLAVVGPFGESDFTVGAAPTTPA, encoded by the coding sequence GTGAGTCGGGCTGTCTCCGTACCGTCCAGACCGGAACGACGGGGGGTGGCGGCGTTTCGGGGCGCCGCCGGCCGTGCCGTAACCCGCACGCTCAGCGACGACCCGCTGGGCGGTACGGTCCGACGGACTGTGCTGCCCAGCGGGCTGCGGGTACTCACCGAGGCGATCCCGGCGATGCGCAGCGTCTCGTTCGGCATCTGGGTGTCCGTTGGCTCCCGGGACGAGACCGGCCCCCAGTCCGGTGCCGCCCACTTCCTTGAGCACCTGCTGTTCAAGGGGACGCACCGGCGGACAGCGCTGGAGATCTCGTCGGGGATCGAGGCGGTCGGCGGCGAGACTAACGCCTTCACCACGAAGGAGTACACCTGCTACTACGCGCGGGTGCTCGACGAGGATCTACCCCTCGCCATCGACGTGATGTGCGACCTGGTCGCCGACTCGGTGCTGACCCCGGAAGACGTGGAGGTCGAGCGGGGCGTGATCCTCGAGGAGATCGCCATGCACGACGACGAACCCGGCGACGAGGTGCACGACCTCTTCGCCCGGGCCGTCTACGGCGAGCACCCGCTCGGCCGGCTGATCTCCGGGACGGAGCAGACGGTCACCCCGATGACCCGGCGGCAGATCCAGGGCTTCTACCGACGGCACTACACCGCACCACGGATCGTCATCGCCGCCGCGGGGAACCTTGACCACTCCAGCGTGGTCAAGCTGGTCCGGCAGGCGCTGCGGGGCTCGCCACTGGACACCGATCCGGCGGCGCCCGCACCGTACCGGAGCGCCACCCCGGTGGTACGGACGAAGCCCGCGACCACCCTCGTCGGGCCGAAGGAGACCGAGCAGGCGCACGTTGTGCTCGGCTGTAGCGGCATCGATCGGCGTGACGAGCGCCGGTTCGCCCTCGGGGTGTTGAACAACATCCTCGGCGGCGGCATGTCCAGCCGGCTCTTCCAGGAGATCCGCGAGCAGCGGGGGCTCGCCTACTCGGTCTACTCCTACGCCAGCCAGCACGCCGACAGCGGCCTGTTCTCCGTCTACGCCGGCTGCGCGCCGGGCCGAGCCAACGAGGTGTTGGAGCTGATCCGCGCGGAGTTGGCCCGGGTGGCCGCCGACGGGCTCACGGCGGCCGAGTTGGCCCGGGGCAAGGGCATGAGCAAGGGCGGGTTCGTGCTGGGCCTGGAGGACAGCGGCTCCCGGATGAGCCGGCTGGCCAAGGGGGAGCTGCTCTACGGCGAACTGATGCCGGTCGACACCTTGCTGGCCCGGGTGGACGCGGTCACCGTTGCCGACGTGAACACGCTTGCCGCGGAGTTGCTGAGCCGCCCGATGTCGCTGGCGGTGGTGGGTCCGTTCGGCGAGTCCGACTTCACCGTCGGAGCGGCCCCCACCACCCCCGCCTGA
- the dapB gene encoding 4-hydroxy-tetrahydrodipicolinate reductase produces MTDEQDKSADEPLRVGVLGARGRMGIEVCKAVDAAPDMELVAMVDQGDWLFNASDAGAEVVVDFTTPDAVMDNLHWCIDQGISAVVGTTGFTEARLERMRGWLARKPGVGVVVAPNFGIGAVLMMQFAERAASHFESAEIIEQHHPRKLDAPSGTATHTARLIAAARAAAGQGPAPDATRDEVAGARGCDIDGVRVHSVRATGLVAHQEVLFGATGETLTIRHDSYDRASFMPGVLLAVRKVRTRPGLTVGLDALLD; encoded by the coding sequence GTGACTGACGAGCAGGACAAGAGCGCGGACGAGCCGCTCCGGGTCGGCGTGCTGGGCGCCCGTGGCCGGATGGGCATCGAGGTGTGCAAGGCGGTGGACGCGGCCCCCGACATGGAGTTGGTGGCCATGGTTGACCAGGGCGACTGGTTGTTCAACGCCTCCGACGCCGGAGCCGAGGTGGTCGTCGACTTCACCACCCCTGACGCGGTCATGGACAACCTGCACTGGTGCATTGACCAGGGCATCAGCGCCGTGGTGGGCACCACGGGCTTCACTGAGGCGCGGCTGGAGCGGATGCGCGGCTGGCTGGCCCGCAAGCCGGGGGTGGGCGTGGTCGTCGCCCCCAACTTCGGCATCGGCGCGGTGCTGATGATGCAGTTCGCCGAACGGGCCGCCAGCCACTTCGAGTCAGCCGAGATCATCGAGCAGCATCACCCGCGCAAGCTGGACGCGCCGAGCGGCACCGCGACGCACACCGCGCGCCTGATCGCGGCGGCCCGTGCCGCAGCCGGCCAAGGCCCGGCGCCGGACGCCACCCGGGACGAGGTGGCCGGTGCCCGTGGCTGCGACATCGACGGCGTACGGGTGCACTCGGTCCGTGCCACCGGCCTCGTCGCCCACCAGGAGGTGCTCTTCGGCGCCACCGGCGAGACGCTGACCATCCGGCACGACTCCTACGACCGGGCCTCCTTCATGCCCGGGGTCCTGCTGGCTGTCCGCAAGGTACGCACCCGGCCCGGCCTGACGGTCGGCCTGGATGCCCTGCTCGACTGA